TCAAGCCCGAGTTCGATAAGCGCAACACCAAGATCATCGGCCTCAGTGTCGATCCGGTCGAGAATCATGCGAAGTGGGCGCAGGACATCGAGGAGACGCAGGGGCACGCGGTCAACTATCCGATGATCGGCGATACCGAGCTCAAGGTCGCGATGGCCTACGAGATGCTGCCCGAGGGCGCCGGCACCACTTCCGAAGGGCGCACGGCCGCGGACAACGCCACCGTGCGGTCGGTCTTCGTGATCGGCCCGGACAAGAAGATCAAGGCGATGCTGACCTATCCCATGTCGACCGGCCGCAACTTCGACGAGGTGCTGCGGTTGCTCGACTCGTGCCAGCTGACCGCGAAGCACACGGTGGCGACGCCGGTGAACTGGCGCCCCGGCGACGACGTCATCATTCCGCCGGCGGTGTCGAACGAGCAGGCGGCGGCGAAATTTCCGAACGGCTGGAAGACGCTGAAGCCCTATCTGCGCGTCGTCGCGCAGCCCGACTGAAGCCGACGAAATCCCGTCGCCACTCATTTGATCGAGAGCGCAAACGTCATGTCATCGCATCTTGCATCCAGAATCCGGACCCCCAGGATGTTGCCGGCCATCGGCATCGCCATCGGTGCGGCCCTCATGCTGCAATCGGCGCCGCGCGCCCAGGCCGACCCGATCGTCTATGATTTCGCTGCCGACACCGTGCTCGATTTCAGTAATGGCGATACCGAGACGCTCCAGGGCACCATATCGGTCGACACCACGACGGACCCCGGATTGGTATTCTACACCTCGGATTTCACGCTGACCGGCAGCTCGCAGGAGGCTGGACACTACACAGGAACTCTCGGACCGGTCGGGAGTTTCGACAGATTTGTTTTCAGCGCCTACAAGCCCGCGCTGTTGTCGACCGTTGTATTGAACTTAGAAATGGGCCCCCCCCTCGGCTACCTGCCGGCGACCTCTTCGATCCTTTCGGTGAGCGCGGATGAGGATTTTTGCACGGACCCTGTCACCACCCCGACAGGCCCCGGTTGTTATGCCGATACATTCACGTCTCCGACGGCGACGGTCGTCAGCGGCGGTGGCCTCGCTGTCGCGGGCTCACCCAGCACAGATGTTCCGGAGCCGGCGAGCCTCGCCCTGTTCGGTGCCGGCCTGGCTGGTCTGATGGTCGCACTCCGCGGTCGCTATAGCTCTACTCGCAGGGCGTACATGGTCTTGCCGCTTCCGTGAAGTGGCCGGTGCCGTAGCCTACTCCTCTCGTCGGAGGTCATGAGCAATCGAGTGGGAATGACGGGTGCAAACGGCGGCAATTTAGGGGGTGGCAGTGTCCTCGCGTAGACTGGCCTGCCCAAAGGCGGGCCTGATTCGCGCCCAACCTCGGTCGTAGGGAAGGTCGATTCATTCGCCCGAAGCGGGACAGGTGGTTTTTCCGCGGCGAGGGCTCAAGCCCCGGGCCGGCCTGCGATGGACAACGGCCTGTCCACTTCCAGCTATCAGAATGGGCAGGCCGCCGTCGGAGAGCGCTATTTCAGCGGCAGGAAGAGTTCCGCGACCACTTCATGGACCGGTACGTCCGGGAAGAAGGACAGCCATCGTTTGCTATGGATCGGGAAGTCACGCACTTCCTCGCCGCTGGCCGGAAGCCAGTCCCGATAAAGGAAGAGCCCTTCGGGCTCCAGATTGTTGGAAGCGCCGTTGACGGCGCGCAGCACCGCGCACCGTCCCCCGGGGATTACACCGGCCTTCACCTGCACGTCATTCGCCGCGATCGGCTGGTCGGTCCCGACACATATATCCATGCTATAATCTGCCGGGACCGCGGGAATCCTCTCGGAACGAAAGATCATGAAAGTAGGGCTTGTCTCCGGCGACAGGCCGGCGGCCTTGCGCCAAGCGTTGAACCGCTGGAAGGTTTCTCCGAGCGTCGCGCGGTCGCCCCGGTGCTCCATGATCGCCACCGCCGTGGGGGGCACATCGCGGATCGTCACGTCATCGCGCGTATAGGTAGTGTGCATGAGCTTGCTCCTCGCATTGTCGAGAGGCCCGAAGGCCGCAAGCCACGGCGCCCAATCGGGCGACTTCCGGAACGATGAGGGCGATTGCCCGAACCGTTGCCGAAAGGCGCGGGCGAAGGCATCCGGTGCATCGTAACCGGCATCCATCGCTATGTCCGTGACGCTTTGGGCGTCTATGCAGGCCAGCCGGTGCGAAGCGCGCTTCATACGGGCAAGCTGGATATAGCGATGCACGGTTAACCCGAAGGTCGCCGTAAACTGCCGGTGGAAATGAAACTTCGAGAAGGCCGCGACACCGCTCACCGCCTCCAGGTCCAGATCACCGTCAAGATGCCGGTCAATAAAGTCCAGCACCCGCCGCATCCGGGCCTGATAGTTTTGAAGCGCCGCCTTCATCATCCCTCCTCCGTGGCGGCTCCAGTTGGCCGCGGATGGCCATAACGTGCTCGACCGATCTTGCGGTTTTGCATAGATCGACCCGGAATTTCCAACGCCCCCCTGCAGGCAAGTCTGACGTCGGGATGAATGGCAAGATAGCCGTAGACGATCGAAATGCCGGAGCCGCGCATGGCCAGGATATTGGCTCCGCCAATTACCTTCCGACAAACTTGACGAAGCCGGCCAGCACCAATCTTCCAATGAGCGGCATGGGGTAACCCCGATAGCAGGGCAGGTCTGTCGGGGAGGTTTCATCCGGCACGGATCCTGTGCAGATTCGCATCCGCACCGCCGGCACGTCGCCGTGGAAGCGGTCGCGGTTCATCGAGACCCAGTGCTTTGAATCGTCGAAACCGAGATACATCATCGCATTACAGCAAGTTGCCACGTATCGGATCGTGGCGGATGACGACTTCAGCTTGAGCCCGCGGAGAAGGTCGACGCCCTTGATAGGATGCATGCGATCCTTTCGGAAAACGAGGAAGGCGGTACCCCCGCTTGCGTCCAGGACACGCGGGGCTGCTGGCAGGGCTTCGATCTGACGCGCAGCGGTCCGGCAATCCGCGCAATGACAGGCAACCGCCACAATCGGTGAGCCGATGGTCTCGAGCAGGACGCTTCCACAGGCGCAGGACGATCTGAAGCGTGGCGTGGGCGGCATGGAATGGGCTACTCGGGTGACGTAAGTTCAGGAGTGGTCGTCAGGGCGACCGCGTTTTCGACAGGCTGCGTAACTTATTTTTCGGCAATGTCGAATCCGGCGGCTCCGGATCGACAATCGGGCGATGCTGATCATCCGTGAAGGAGCGAGCCACCATGCGCTACGTTTGCCTGATTTATTTCGATCCAAGGAAGGTATTCGATGGAAGTGCCGAGTCTAATGCGGTGCTTGCTGCCCTTGCGGCACATGACCAGGCCCTGAAGGCAAATGGCCAGCTGGTCTTCGCCCAGCCGTTGGCGTTGCCCAACGCGGCGATGACGGTGCAAGTGCGCGACGGCAAGATGTCCGCGACTGACGGCCCGTTCATGGAAACCAAGGAGATGCTGGGCGGTCTCGTCGTCATCGAGGCGTCTGACCTCAACGCGGCGGCGCAGATCGCAGCCGGCATACCGTTCGCGACGTTGGGCTCAATCGAGGTGCGACCAGTCCCAGATTATACGAAGCCACGCCCGAAACTGTGATCGAGCCCGGCGCCTATGTCGCTCTCGAGGCCGCATATCGGATCGAGGCGCGCCGTGTCCGCGCCACGCTGATCCGGCTCCTGGGTGACTTCGATGCAGCGGAGGAGGCGCTCCACGAGGCCTTCGCCGCCGCCGCCGACCGCTGGCCCAAGGAGGGTATTCCCTCGAACCCGTACAGCTGGTTGGTCTCGGCCGGTCGGTTCAAGACAATCGACCGCTGGCGTCGCGAAATGCGGCTCGCGCGTGCATTGCCGGCGCTGGCCCCGCTCGCCGAGCCCAGTCTCGAGCGTGACATGCCCGAAGTGATAGAGGATGACGAGCTGCGGCTGATCTTCACCTGCTGTCATCCAGCACTTCCGCCGGATGCGAGGATCGCCCTCACGCTGCGCGAGGTGGCTGGGCTCACAACCGAGGAGATCGCCCGCGCCTATCTCGTATCGCCGCCCACGATCGGACAGCGCATCGTGCGGGCGAAAGCGAAGATCCGCGAAGCGCAGATCCCTTACGAAACGCCGTCGCCCGATGATCTGCCAGCGCGTCTCGAACCAGTGCTCAAGGTGATCTACCTCGTCTTCAACGAGGGCTATGCCGCGACGGAAGGCGACGCGCTGACACGGCCGGTTTTTTGCGCGGAAGCGTTACGGCTCGGGCGACTGGTCGTCGGGCTGCTCGACGAGCCGGAGGCGCGAGGCCTCCTCGCCCTGATGTTGCTGCACGATTCGCGCCGCGCCGCTCGCGTCGATGCGGCAGGCGACCTCGTGCTCTTGGAGGACCAGGATCGCTCACTTTGGGACCGGAACAGCATCTCCGAAGCGATCGGGCTCATCACGGATGCGATCGCCGAGCGAAAGGCGGGCCCCTACCTCCTGCAGGCGTTGATCGCGGCGACGCACGCCGAGGCTGAGAGCTTCGACCGCACCGACTGGGCGCGGGCCGTATCGCTCTACGATGCGCTCTGCCAGATTGAGCCGTCGCCGGTTGTGGCGCTCAACCGGGCCGCGGCGATCGCGATGCGCGACGGGCCGGAAGCGGGGCTTGTGGCGATCGATGCCGTAATGACCTCGGGCGAGCTCGATCAGTATGCTTACGCTCATGCGGCCCGAGCCGATGTCCTCCGACGGCTCGGCTGTGTGGACGCCGCGCGCGCATCCTACGAACGCGCGCTCGCGCTCACCCGTCAAACGGCTGAGCAGAGATTTCTGCGACGCCGGCTTGCGAACTTTGGGCCGACGATGCGCGTCGTTTAGTGCCGTCGATCTCAACCGCCGAAAAAATTGCAAGACGAGGTCGGCTTCCGAAAACCCCGTTCGTCGTTCCGATGCCAGGCCGCTGAGGCCGGCTCGAACAAGGAGACAGGCGATGCGTGTGATGGTGCTCGTGAAGGCGACCGAAGACAGCGAAAAGGGCTATTCCCCGGAGCCCTGGACGATCCAGATGATGGAAGCGATGGGCAGATTCAATGACGAGCTGAGGAATGCCGGCATCCTGCTCATGGCCGACGGCCTCAAGCCCTCTTCGCACGGCAAGCGTGTTGCGTTCGATGGTCCCGGCCGCACGGTCATCGACGGGCCTTTCGCCGGGACCCGCGAGCTGGTCGCCGGCTTCTGGCTCTGGGAAGTCAAGGACATGGACGAGGCGGTGGCCTGGGTGAAGCGCTGCCCCAATCCCATGCCGGGACAGAGCGAGATCGAAATCCGGCCGCTGTACGAGGTGGCTGATTTGCGATGAGAAGCTGACGCCGCCGTCACTTTTGCGGGTTTATCGCCGCAGTCCAAAGGGCGCTGCGCACGGCCCGTGGGGCCGCGCGCGACCGTCGCCTCCAGTCGTTAGTCTGGCAGTGCCACCACCCGCAGATATGGCTTCAGCGTCTTCCAGCCGTTCGGGTATTTCTCGGCCGCCTGTTCATTCGACACCGACGTCGGAATGATCACGTCGTCGCCGGGCTGCCAATTCACCGGCGTCGCCACCGTGTGCTTCGCGGTGAGCTGGCAGGAGTCGAGCAGGCGCAGCACCTCGTCGAAGTTGCGGCCGGTGCTCATCGGATAGGTCAGCATGGCCTTGACCTTCTTGTCCGGGCCGATCACGAAGACCGAGCGCACGGTGGCGTTGTCGGCCGCGGTGCGGCCCTCGGAGGTGGTGCCGGCGCCCTCGGGCAGCATGTCGTAGGCCATCGCCACCTTGAGCTCGGTATCGCCGATCATCGGGTAGTTGACGGCGTGCCCCTGAGTTTCCTCGATGTCCTGCGCCCACTTCGCGTGGTTGTCCACCGGGTCGACGCTGAGGCCGATGATCTTGGTGTTGCGCTTGTCGAACTCGGGCTTCAGCCCGGCCATGTAGCCGAGTTCGGTGGTGCAGACCGGGGTGAAGTCCTTCGGGTGGGAGAACAGGATCGCCCAGCTGTCACCGATCCACTGATGGAAGTCGATCGTTCCATGTGTCGTGTTCGCGGTGAAGTTCGGTGCTTCCGAGTTGATTCTCAACGACATGTTCGTACTCCTTCCTTGGGGCAAGGCGCGATGGAGTTTCCCGCGGGAGACTCGGCTGAAACACGGCGTCCCGGCACGCATGGCATGAGCGGGCACGGACGCGATCTTAGGCCACCTGATATGGTCCGCGTATTGAAAACCGCTTCCCGGACAGCTTTACGCTCGGCGGATAGATCGTCCCGGCACGCTACCGCACGGCGCCGGCGTCGTCACCGTACGAGGGAGATCACGGGATACCATCGCCTCGATCACCCGTCTGACACTGCCTGGGTGCATACACCGGACAAGCAATTCAACGTTCTCGCTCCGGACTGATCCCTGCTCCGTGACGGTATTGGCCGCGGCCGGAGCACGGCGCCTTGACATTTTCTAGTTTGCTAGCAATCTAGTATTTATGACGAACGAAGGCGTGAAGCAGTTCAACGTGTATCTGCCGGTCGGGCTGATCAGGCAGGT
The genomic region above belongs to Aliidongia dinghuensis and contains:
- a CDS encoding AraC family transcriptional regulator, yielding MMKAALQNYQARMRRVLDFIDRHLDGDLDLEAVSGVAAFSKFHFHRQFTATFGLTVHRYIQLARMKRASHRLACIDAQSVTDIAMDAGYDAPDAFARAFRQRFGQSPSSFRKSPDWAPWLAAFGPLDNARSKLMHTTYTRDDVTIRDVPPTAVAIMEHRGDRATLGETFQRFNAWRKAAGLSPETSPTFMIFRSERIPAVPADYSMDICVGTDQPIAANDVQVKAGVIPGGRCAVLRAVNGASNNLEPEGLFLYRDWLPASGEEVRDFPIHSKRWLSFFPDVPVHEVVAELFLPLK
- a CDS encoding PEP-CTERM sorting domain-containing protein, which translates into the protein MLPAIGIAIGAALMLQSAPRAQADPIVYDFAADTVLDFSNGDTETLQGTISVDTTTDPGLVFYTSDFTLTGSSQEAGHYTGTLGPVGSFDRFVFSAYKPALLSTVVLNLEMGPPLGYLPATSSILSVSADEDFCTDPVTTPTGPGCYADTFTSPTATVVSGGGLAVAGSPSTDVPEPASLALFGAGLAGLMVALRGRYSSTRRAYMVLPLP
- a CDS encoding GFA family protein; this translates as MPPTPRFRSSCACGSVLLETIGSPIVAVACHCADCRTAARQIEALPAAPRVLDASGGTAFLVFRKDRMHPIKGVDLLRGLKLKSSSATIRYVATCCNAMMYLGFDDSKHWVSMNRDRFHGDVPAVRMRICTGSVPDETSPTDLPCYRGYPMPLIGRLVLAGFVKFVGR
- a CDS encoding peroxiredoxin — translated: MRINSEAPNFTANTTQGTIDFHQWIGDSWAILFSHPKDFTPVCTTELGYMAGLKPEFDKRNTKIIGLSVDPVENHAKWAQDIEETQGHAVNYPMIGDTELKVAMAYEMLPEGAGTTSEGRTAADNATVRSVFVIGPDKKIKAMLTYPMSTGRNFDEVLRLLDSCQLTAKHTVATPVNWRPGDDVIIPPAVSNEQAAAKFPNGWKTLKPYLRVVAQPD
- a CDS encoding RNA polymerase sigma factor — translated: MIEPGAYVALEAAYRIEARRVRATLIRLLGDFDAAEEALHEAFAAAADRWPKEGIPSNPYSWLVSAGRFKTIDRWRREMRLARALPALAPLAEPSLERDMPEVIEDDELRLIFTCCHPALPPDARIALTLREVAGLTTEEIARAYLVSPPTIGQRIVRAKAKIREAQIPYETPSPDDLPARLEPVLKVIYLVFNEGYAATEGDALTRPVFCAEALRLGRLVVGLLDEPEARGLLALMLLHDSRRAARVDAAGDLVLLEDQDRSLWDRNSISEAIGLITDAIAERKAGPYLLQALIAATHAEAESFDRTDWARAVSLYDALCQIEPSPVVALNRAAAIAMRDGPEAGLVAIDAVMTSGELDQYAYAHAARADVLRRLGCVDAARASYERALALTRQTAEQRFLRRRLANFGPTMRVV
- a CDS encoding peroxiredoxin → MSLRINSEAPNFTANTTHGTIDFHQWIGDSWAILFSHPKDFTPVCTTELGYMAGLKPEFDKRNTKIIGLSVDPVDNHAKWAQDIEETQGHAVNYPMIGDTELKVAMAYDMLPEGAGTTSEGRTAADNATVRSVFVIGPDKKVKAMLTYPMSTGRNFDEVLRLLDSCQLTAKHTVATPVNWQPGDDVIIPTSVSNEQAAEKYPNGWKTLKPYLRVVALPD
- a CDS encoding YciI family protein, which codes for MRVMVLVKATEDSEKGYSPEPWTIQMMEAMGRFNDELRNAGILLMADGLKPSSHGKRVAFDGPGRTVIDGPFAGTRELVAGFWLWEVKDMDEAVAWVKRCPNPMPGQSEIEIRPLYEVADLR
- a CDS encoding YciI family protein, producing the protein MRYVCLIYFDPRKVFDGSAESNAVLAALAAHDQALKANGQLVFAQPLALPNAAMTVQVRDGKMSATDGPFMETKEMLGGLVVIEASDLNAAAQIAAGIPFATLGSIEVRPVPDYTKPRPKL